One genomic window of Solanum dulcamara chromosome 12, daSolDulc1.2, whole genome shotgun sequence includes the following:
- the LOC129876563 gene encoding putative germin-like protein 2-1 gives MALKSFVLIIAILSVVTSISHAFDPSPLQDFCVAVNDSMTTVFVNGKVCKDPKVVTADDFFKSGLNVVGNTSNKVGSIVTAVNVLNLPGLNTLGISLVRIDFAPYGLNPPHTHPRGTEVLTVFEGTLYVGFVLSNPGPNMKNKLFTKILHPGDVFVFPIGLIHFQFNVGKTNAVAFAGLSSQNPGVITIANAVFGSDPPINDDVLAKAFQVDKKVVDYLQSQFWWDNN, from the exons ATGGCTCTTAAGTCCTTTGTATTAATCATTGCCATATTGTCTGTGGTAACTTCAATAAGCCATGCTTTTGATCCTAGTCCTTTACAAGATTTTTGTGTTGCGGTTAATGACTCCATGACTACtg TTTTCGTGAATGGAAAAGTATGCAAAGATCCAAAGGTTGTCACTGCTGATGACTTCTTCAAATCAGGCTTAAACGTAGTTGGAAATACTTCAAATAAAGTTGGATCTATTGTAACTGCTGTGAACGTCCTCAATTTACCTGGGTTGAACACATTGGGAATTTCTTTAGTTCGTATTGATTTTGCACCATATGGTCTTAACCCACCTCATACTCACCCTAGAGGAACTGAAGTTCTTACTGTCTTTGAGGGTACACTCTACGTTGGATTTGTCCTTTCGAATCCTGGTCCAAATATGAAGAATAAGCTCTTTACCAAAATCCTACATCCCGGAGATGTGTTTGTTTTTCCGATAGGTCTCATTCATTTTCAATTTAATGTGGGAAAGACTAACGCTGTTGCATTTGCTGGACTGAGTAGTCAAAATCCAGGAGTCATCACTATTGCAAATGCAGTATTTGGCTCAGATCCACCAATCAATGACGATGTCCTTGCCAAAGCATTCCAGGTTGATAAGAAAGTTGTGGATTATCTCCAGTCACAATTCTGGTGGGACAACAACTAA